A single window of Colletes latitarsis isolate SP2378_abdomen chromosome 4, iyColLati1, whole genome shotgun sequence DNA harbors:
- the LOC143341150 gene encoding histone-lysine N-methyltransferase SETMAR-like — MESSKVHIRHVMLWEFKQGNSAKATAEKICSVYGEGLITDRAIRNWFIKFRSGDTTLKDEPRAGRPSDFDNNLLKAILEQNPRQLTRGIAERLNTSQSTVNRHLEKLGKVSKLEVWVPHNLSERNKEDRMSIATSLLSRVKIEPFLNRIVTGDEKWVTYDNIVRKRQWLDKDQPPLLDLKANIHGKKILLCVWWDCQGIIHHELFKSNLTITADRYVQQLQRVQEKLHEKRPAFVNRKNVILLHDNARPHTARVTQEKILELGWSVLPHPPYSPDLAPTDYHLFCSLQNFLNGKIFNSEE; from the coding sequence ATGGAGAGTTCAAAAGTACATATTCGTCATGTAATGCTTTGGGAATTTAAACAAGGCAATAGTGCTAAGGCGACAGCTGAAAAAATATGCAGTGTATATGGTGAAGGACTAATAACTGATCGGGCAATTAGAAATTGGTTTATAAAATTCCGTTCTGGAGATACGACCTTAAAAGACGAACCGAGGGCGGGACGTCCTTCCGACTTTGACAACAACCTTTTAAAGGCAATATTGGAGCAAAATCCACGTCAATTAACAAGAGGTATAGCAGAAAGGTTGAATACATCACAATCAACTGTTAACCGCCACCTGGAGAAATTAGGGAAAGTCAGCAAGTTAGAAGTATGGGTACCTCACAATCTCAGTGAACGGAATAAAGAAGATCGCATGTCAATCGCCACAAGTCTGCTCTCACGGGTAAAAATTGAGCCTTTTTTAAACAGGATTGTAACAGGCGATGAAAAATGGGTTACCTATGACAATATAGTCCGCAAAAGACAGTGGCTTGATAAGGATCAACCACCTCTACTAGATCTGAAAGCAAACATCCATGGCAAAAAGATTTTATTGTGTGTATGGTGGGATTGTCAAGGAATAATTCACCACGAGTTGTTCAAGTCAAATTTAACGATTACTGCGGATAGATACGTTCAGCAGTTGCAAAGAGTGCAAGAGAAACTCCATGAAAAGCGTCCTGCATTCGTCAATCGCAAAAACGTCATTCTTTTACACGACAATGCGCGACCACATACAGCAAGGGTGACTCAAGAAAAAATTCTTGAGCTTGGATGGTCTGTTTTACCACATCCACCTTACTCCCCGGATCTTGCCCCGACAGACTATCACCTTTTCTGTTCCTTACAAAACTTTTTGAATGGAAAAATCTTCAATTCTGAAGAGTAA